Proteins encoded within one genomic window of SAR324 cluster bacterium:
- a CDS encoding heme-copper oxidase subunit III, producing MVNIPQTHPRTRSSTPVPSGVVGVLIFIAAEMMFFSALLSAYYIIRAGSPEWPPWGQPRLPVEATAVNTVILLLSAVVLHFAYRHFKHQNKSRTVQLLTVTVLLGMIFVGMQGYEWVKLISFGLTMTSSAYGGVFYLIIGCHGLHVLGGLMALMQLLFKVRNDVASMHPSFVVPQIFWYFVVALWPLLYVTVYLL from the coding sequence TTGGTCAATATCCCGCAAACGCATCCCAGAACCCGGTCTTCAACACCAGTTCCCAGTGGTGTGGTTGGGGTTTTAATTTTTATTGCCGCAGAGATGATGTTTTTTTCAGCTCTGCTTTCAGCCTATTATATTATAAGGGCCGGATCTCCAGAATGGCCACCCTGGGGACAGCCTCGCCTTCCGGTTGAAGCCACAGCCGTAAACACAGTCATCCTGTTGTTGAGTGCTGTGGTTCTCCATTTCGCATATCGTCATTTTAAACATCAAAATAAATCCCGCACAGTTCAGTTATTGACTGTCACTGTTCTGCTAGGTATGATTTTTGTTGGAATGCAGGGATATGAATGGGTCAAGTTGATCAGCTTTGGTCTGACCATGACATCCAGTGCTTATGGTGGAGTATTTTATCTGATTATTGGATGCCATGGACTCCATGTTCTTGGTGGCTTAATGGCACTAATGCAACTGCTGTTCAAAGTACGAAATGATGTTGCCAGTATGCACCCATCCTTTGTTGTTCCTCAAATTTTCTGGTATTTTGTAGTAGCCTTGTGGCCGCTGTTGTATGTGACTGTGTATCTTTTGTAG